The genome window GCTGCTGGCCGGGGCCCTGCCGCGCCTGGCCCTGCTGGCCAGCGGCCTGGTCTACGTCTCCCTTTCCGTCGGCCTGGTGCTGCTGAACGAGAGCGGCGGGGTGGCCTGGCTGGGCACCCACGTCCTGCTGGTGGCCCTGGCCCTGGCTCTCGTGAAGTACAACCGCTGGGCCGTCGCCGGCGACAAGCTCTAACCCCTTACCGACCCCCGATACCATGACCCAAGACAGCAAGACCAGCCTTCCCGGCGCCCCGCTCGCCCGCCGCGAGTTCGTCAAGAACAGCCTCGTCGCCGCCGGCGGCGTGATGCTCGCCCCCGCCTTCGCGCGGGCCCAGTCCTCGCCCGCCGGCGAGATCAACGTGGCCCTGGTGGGCCTGGGCGTGCAAGGCCGCGTGCTGCTCGACGCCATGCTCAACGTGCCCGGCCTGCGCTTCCGCGCCGTGTGCGACATCTGGGAGTACAGCCGCACCTACGGCCAGCGCAAGCTGGCCAAGGAAGGCTTCGAGGTGAACGCCTACCAGGACATCGAGGACATGCTGGAGAAGGAGAAGGACCTCGACGCGGCCATCGTCGCCACCCCCGACCTCTGGCACGCCCGCCACACCAACCTCTGCCTGAAGGCCGGGCTGCACGTCTACTGCGAGAAGATGATGGCCCGCACGGTGGAGGAGGCCCGCTCCATGGTGCTGACCGCCCGGGAGACCGGCAAGCTGCTGCAGATCGGCCACCAGCGCCGCTCCAACCCCCGCTACCAGCACTGCTACAACAACCTGATAAAGAAGGCCAAGATCCCCGGGCGCATCACCAACCTCAACGGGCAGTGGAACCGGGCGGTCACCCCCGACGTGGGCTGGCCCAAGAAGTACGCCATCGACGAGGCCACGCTCAAGAGGTACGGCTACGCCGACATGCACCAGTTCCGCAACTGGCGCTGGTTCA of Pelagicoccus enzymogenes contains these proteins:
- a CDS encoding Gfo/Idh/MocA family protein, translating into MTQDSKTSLPGAPLARREFVKNSLVAAGGVMLAPAFARAQSSPAGEINVALVGLGVQGRVLLDAMLNVPGLRFRAVCDIWEYSRTYGQRKLAKEGFEVNAYQDIEDMLEKEKDLDAAIVATPDLWHARHTNLCLKAGLHVYCEKMMARTVEEARSMVLTARETGKLLQIGHQRRSNPRYQHCYNNLIKKAKIPGRITNLNGQWNRAVTPDVGWPKKYAIDEATLKRYGYADMHQFRNWRWFKDLSGGPISDLGAHQIDIFNWFLDAYPKSVFASGGADYYPSREWYDNVMVIYEYDTSYGPVRAFYQTLTTTSAGGGYWEYFMGDEGSIKFSENPSLSKIYREERAPSWDKWIDLHYLTQSEAPAPAKDAKVDVRETAPLAQFDIPVALDKPPHQPHLENFFSAIKGEAKLNADGEHSFKSEVGIFRVNEAVAARRVLEFQPSDFEV